One genomic region from Marinomonas maritima encodes:
- a CDS encoding AMP-binding protein, whose product MSVMEYSSFFPDFRPAMLAPQALHGDLEKGLNVCDEVCDRWATDTAKIALYYQALDGTSGTLTFAELSQQAARFANYLTARGIGKGDRVAGLLPRGPELLIVIMGTLKAGAVYQPLFTAFGPSAIDYRLTQAGTRLVVTNGENYPKLEAIQTCPPIICVDPLDAQGVDDFGQLMAQQSTSFTPVLITADEAFLQMFTSGTVGKAKAVTIPAKALLSFYVYMKYAIELQEQDSYWNMADPGWAYGLYYAVIGPLLLGHSTHFNEAGFTPESTYQMIEKYGISNLAAAPTVYRMLMANDDLLPAAKSFGLRVASSAGEPLNPEVLNWVGRRLDCPVMDHYGQTETGMTCCNFHALAHSKRIGSMGYAMPGYRMVALDEAFNEVAAGETGQLAVDVAASSLFFFDGYGQSVKSPFHGQYYLTGDMVLCHEDGGFSFTGRDDDIITTAGYRVGPADVESCLLEHPAVAESGVVAKPDAKRGAIIKAFVVLKAHYMASDALAGELKTLVRNRLSTHAFPREITFMEALPKTPSGKIQRFILRQTAEAEVAEMA is encoded by the coding sequence ATGAGTGTAATGGAATATTCGTCATTTTTCCCCGATTTTCGTCCCGCAATGCTGGCCCCGCAAGCGTTGCATGGTGATCTAGAAAAGGGGCTCAATGTTTGTGATGAAGTGTGTGATAGATGGGCAACTGACACAGCGAAAATTGCGCTCTATTATCAAGCTCTCGACGGCACCTCGGGCACCTTAACCTTTGCCGAACTCAGCCAGCAGGCGGCGCGTTTTGCCAATTATCTAACGGCAAGAGGCATTGGTAAGGGCGATAGGGTGGCGGGTTTGTTGCCCCGTGGCCCAGAGTTATTGATTGTGATTATGGGTACGCTCAAAGCGGGTGCGGTATACCAACCGTTATTTACTGCGTTTGGCCCCAGTGCGATCGATTATCGATTAACCCAAGCGGGTACGCGTTTGGTGGTCACCAATGGGGAAAACTACCCCAAGCTTGAGGCGATACAGACCTGTCCGCCGATAATTTGTGTGGACCCGTTGGATGCTCAAGGGGTGGATGACTTTGGCCAACTTATGGCGCAGCAATCGACCTCGTTTACCCCAGTATTAATTACCGCCGATGAGGCGTTTTTACAGATGTTTACCTCAGGCACTGTGGGAAAAGCCAAAGCGGTGACCATTCCCGCGAAGGCCTTGCTGTCGTTTTATGTCTATATGAAATACGCCATTGAACTGCAAGAGCAGGACAGCTATTGGAATATGGCCGATCCCGGCTGGGCTTATGGCTTGTACTATGCGGTGATAGGGCCTTTGTTGTTGGGCCATTCGACACATTTTAATGAAGCCGGTTTTACCCCTGAAAGCACTTATCAGATGATTGAAAAATACGGCATCAGCAATCTGGCGGCGGCGCCGACGGTTTATCGGATGTTGATGGCGAATGATGATCTATTGCCAGCGGCGAAATCCTTTGGCTTGCGCGTGGCCAGCAGTGCGGGTGAGCCGTTGAATCCTGAGGTGCTTAATTGGGTGGGGCGGCGTTTGGACTGCCCTGTGATGGATCATTATGGGCAAACTGAAACTGGCATGACCTGCTGTAACTTCCATGCGTTGGCGCATTCTAAACGCATCGGCTCTATGGGGTATGCCATGCCGGGCTATCGAATGGTGGCATTGGACGAGGCATTTAACGAAGTGGCCGCAGGTGAAACGGGTCAGTTGGCGGTGGATGTGGCCGCGTCCTCGTTGTTTTTCTTTGATGGCTATGGCCAATCTGTGAAGTCGCCGTTTCATGGTCAGTATTATCTCACTGGCGATATGGTGTTGTGTCATGAGGACGGTGGTTTTTCGTTTACTGGCCGTGATGACGACATCATTACCACGGCGGGTTATCGCGTGGGACCTGCGGATGTGGAAAGTTGTTTATTGGAACATCCAGCGGTCGCCGAATCCGGTGTGGTTGCCAAGCCTGATGCCAAACGTGGCGCTATTATCAAGGCGTTTGTGGTGCTCAAGGCCCATTACATGGCGTCAGATGCGCTGGCCGGCGAGCTAAAAACCTTGGTGCGTAATCGCTTATCTACCCATGCATTTCCCCGTGAAATCACCTTTATGGAAGCTTTACCGAAAACCCCCAGCGGCAAAATTCAGCGCTTTATCTTGCGGCAAACCGCCGAGGCTGAGGTGGCCGAAATGGCCTAG
- a CDS encoding ABC transporter ATP-binding protein, with product MSSEFVLETRNLVKEFKGFTAVDKVNLQIKRGHIHALIGPNGAGKTTVFNLLTKFLTPTKGQILFNGRDITAMKPASIARLGIIRSFQISAVFPHMTVLENVRVALQRFEGNSFHFWSSDKTLNKLNQRCYQLLESVGLADWADTPTVALSYGRKRALELATTLAMEPELILFDEPTQGMGHEDVERVVELIRQTAVGRTVLMVEHNLSVVSQLCDRISVLTRGVVLTEGDYQTVAANPEVREAYMGSEVGSEVGSEVGSDAAEDKDSSAPTNTNQVHNTAAGPLEVH from the coding sequence ATGAGTTCTGAATTTGTTCTGGAAACGCGAAATTTAGTCAAAGAGTTTAAGGGATTTACCGCTGTGGATAAGGTGAATCTGCAAATTAAACGCGGCCATATACACGCATTGATCGGCCCGAATGGGGCCGGTAAAACCACGGTGTTTAATTTACTAACCAAGTTTTTAACCCCGACAAAAGGACAGATCTTGTTTAATGGGCGCGACATTACCGCCATGAAACCGGCGTCTATTGCCCGTTTGGGGATTATTCGTTCGTTTCAAATCTCGGCGGTATTTCCGCATATGACAGTGTTAGAAAACGTGCGCGTTGCCTTGCAGCGTTTTGAGGGCAACAGCTTCCACTTTTGGTCGTCGGATAAAACGCTGAATAAGCTTAACCAGCGTTGTTATCAGTTGTTGGAATCCGTCGGCTTGGCGGACTGGGCCGATACGCCCACGGTGGCCTTGTCCTATGGGCGCAAACGCGCTTTGGAATTGGCCACGACCTTGGCAATGGAGCCAGAGCTGATTTTGTTTGATGAGCCAACGCAAGGCATGGGCCATGAAGATGTGGAGCGGGTGGTCGAGCTTATTCGTCAAACGGCCGTGGGGAGAACTGTACTCATGGTGGAGCATAACCTGAGTGTGGTGAGCCAATTATGTGATCGCATTAGTGTATTGACGCGCGGCGTGGTGCTCACCGAAGGGGATTATCAAACCGTGGCGGCCAATCCAGAAGTGCGTGAGGCCTACATGGGAAGTGAAGTGGGCAGTGAAGTGGGCAGTGAAGTGGGCAGCGATGCCGCTGAGGACAAAGATTCCAGTGCGCCCACCAACACAAACCAAGTACATAACACCGCCGCTGGCCCGTTGGAGGTGCACTAA
- a CDS encoding ABC transporter ATP-binding protein: MQNSTIVAQAPDLHKASAPTSLEISDLHAFYGESHILHGVNLHVQEGELVTLLGRNGAGRSTTLKAIMNMVGRRTGSIKIHGKQVITSPAHHIARLGVGYCPEERGIFAALSVAENLMLPPVVCAGGMSLDDIYGMFPNLYERRFSQGTRLSGGEQQMLAMARILRTGAKLLLLDEITEGLAPVIVQQLAQVLLQLKEQGLTIILVEQNFRFAAPLADRHYLMEHGQIIEEIHSSELTAKQALLNTCLGV, encoded by the coding sequence ATGCAAAACTCTACCATAGTCGCGCAAGCGCCAGACTTACACAAGGCCAGTGCGCCAACGTCATTGGAGATAAGCGATTTACACGCCTTTTATGGAGAGTCGCATATATTGCATGGGGTTAATTTACACGTGCAAGAGGGTGAATTAGTCACTTTATTGGGCCGCAATGGCGCAGGGCGCAGCACCACCTTAAAAGCCATTATGAATATGGTGGGGCGCCGCACAGGTTCTATCAAAATTCATGGTAAGCAAGTTATCACCAGTCCAGCCCATCATATTGCCCGTTTGGGCGTGGGTTATTGCCCAGAAGAAAGGGGTATTTTTGCCGCCTTGAGTGTGGCGGAAAATCTGATGTTACCGCCAGTAGTATGCGCTGGTGGCATGAGTTTGGACGACATCTATGGCATGTTCCCCAATCTTTATGAGCGCCGTTTTAGCCAAGGCACCCGCCTGTCTGGTGGTGAGCAGCAGATGTTGGCGATGGCGCGTATTTTAAGAACCGGGGCCAAGTTGCTGCTGCTCGATGAGATTACCGAAGGGCTGGCGCCAGTGATTGTGCAGCAACTGGCGCAAGTGCTTTTGCAGCTCAAGGAACAAGGCTTAACCATCATTTTAGTGGAACAAAACTTCCGCTTCGCAGCGCCATTGGCGGACCGTCATTACTTGATGGAGCATGGCCAAATCATAGAAGAAATTCACAGTAGCGAATTAACGGCCAAGCAAGCCTTGCTGAATACTTGTTTGGGAGTGTAG
- a CDS encoding ABC transporter substrate-binding protein, with the protein MKIMQKLLTAAIASAVMASSAQAAISDNEVRIGYLADMSGTYRDLAGPNGLTALNMAVEDFGGKVNGAAITVVSADDRNSPDVASSTVRQWVESDGVDMVAGMVASSVTIATTKILEQSNKLGIVSGSAASSITDQYCTANHIHYVYDTYPLAHGTAQAVVKEGGDSWFILTADYAFGHSLEKDVEKVVRENGGTVMQKVRHPFPTSDFSSFILQAQGSGASVVALANAGSDTINAINTAGEFGVTQSGQSLAALLLFLTDVHALGVDVAQGIQLTTGWYWNKDAEARAWSDRFMERTGVRPTMVHAGIYSSTLHYLNAIKAAESDDTQKVRQKMIATPINDMFAKGGEIREDGRMVHDMYLAKVKTPAQSKGEWDLYDIIRTIPAKDAYRPLADSQCKLIKGTVAVK; encoded by the coding sequence ATGAAAATAATGCAAAAACTCTTAACTGCAGCCATAGCGAGTGCCGTTATGGCCAGCAGTGCCCAAGCGGCCATTAGCGATAATGAAGTGCGCATCGGCTATTTAGCGGATATGTCTGGCACCTATCGCGACCTTGCTGGCCCCAATGGTTTGACGGCTTTGAATATGGCGGTTGAGGATTTTGGCGGCAAGGTCAATGGGGCGGCTATTACCGTGGTCAGTGCGGATGATCGCAACAGCCCAGATGTGGCGTCCAGCACTGTACGCCAATGGGTGGAATCCGATGGCGTCGATATGGTGGCGGGTATGGTTGCCTCTTCGGTCACCATTGCCACCACGAAAATTTTAGAACAAAGCAATAAATTGGGCATAGTGTCTGGTTCCGCTGCGTCCAGTATTACCGACCAATATTGCACCGCTAACCATATTCATTATGTGTACGACACTTATCCGTTGGCCCATGGTACAGCGCAAGCCGTCGTAAAAGAGGGCGGTGATAGCTGGTTTATTTTGACGGCCGATTATGCCTTTGGTCACTCGCTTGAAAAAGACGTGGAAAAAGTGGTGCGAGAAAATGGCGGCACTGTGATGCAAAAAGTACGTCACCCTTTCCCGACCAGTGATTTTTCTTCGTTTATCTTGCAGGCGCAAGGTTCGGGCGCTTCCGTGGTGGCGCTGGCCAATGCCGGTTCCGATACCATTAATGCCATCAATACGGCGGGTGAATTTGGGGTGACTCAATCAGGCCAATCGTTAGCGGCGCTATTGTTGTTCCTCACGGATGTGCATGCTTTGGGTGTGGATGTCGCCCAAGGAATACAGCTGACAACCGGTTGGTATTGGAATAAAGACGCCGAAGCAAGAGCCTGGTCGGATCGCTTTATGGAGCGTACTGGCGTACGGCCAACTATGGTGCATGCGGGGATTTATTCCAGCACCTTGCATTATCTTAATGCCATTAAAGCGGCCGAGTCAGACGATACCCAAAAGGTACGTCAAAAAATGATCGCCACCCCTATTAATGACATGTTTGCCAAAGGCGGCGAGATTCGTGAAGACGGCCGCATGGTACACGATATGTACTTAGCAAAAGTGAAAACCCCAGCCCAATCAAAAGGCGAATGGGATCTGTATGACATCATCCGTACTATTCCGGCCAAAGACGCTTATCGTCCCTTGGCCGACAGCCAGTGCAAGCTGATTAAAGGTACAGTTGCCGTAAAATAG
- a CDS encoding branched-chain amino acid ABC transporter permease, translated as MSIIFGVPMAVLFGQLLLGLINGAFYALLSLGLAVIFGLLKIINFAHGAFYMLGALCAVVLFNAFGVSYWLTLLLVPILVGALGVAVEYFLLRKIANEEPIYSLLLTFGLALVIQGVFTNIYGVSGLRYAMPEVFRGGVNLGFMFLPYYRAWIIVVALLVCLATWLMIEKTKLGAYLRAGTENSPLLQAFGINVPLLVSLTYGFGVMLAAFAGVLAAPIYSVTPVMGANLLIIVFAVVVIGGMGSIVGAVITGLAMGVIEGLTKVFYPEASSTVIFLVMVLVLLVRPAGLFGKEA; from the coding sequence ATGAGCATAATATTTGGGGTGCCAATGGCGGTACTCTTTGGTCAGTTATTGCTTGGCTTGATCAATGGGGCATTTTACGCCTTGCTGAGCCTTGGGTTAGCGGTGATTTTTGGTTTGTTGAAAATCATTAACTTTGCCCACGGTGCATTTTATATGTTGGGGGCCTTATGCGCTGTGGTGTTGTTTAATGCCTTTGGTGTGAGTTATTGGCTGACGCTATTGCTGGTGCCCATTTTGGTGGGTGCGTTGGGTGTGGCGGTGGAATATTTTTTGTTGCGCAAAATAGCCAATGAAGAGCCGATTTACAGTCTATTGTTAACCTTTGGTTTGGCCTTGGTGATTCAAGGGGTTTTTACCAATATTTATGGGGTGTCGGGTTTGCGTTATGCCATGCCCGAAGTGTTTCGCGGCGGGGTGAACTTGGGTTTTATGTTCCTGCCCTACTATCGCGCTTGGATCATAGTGGTGGCGTTGCTGGTGTGTTTGGCGACCTGGCTGATGATTGAAAAAACCAAGCTGGGCGCCTATTTACGGGCTGGTACGGAAAACTCGCCCTTGCTCCAAGCCTTTGGCATCAATGTGCCTTTATTGGTCAGCTTAACCTATGGTTTTGGGGTGATGCTGGCGGCGTTTGCCGGTGTGTTGGCGGCGCCTATTTATTCGGTGACACCTGTAATGGGGGCCAATTTATTGATTATCGTCTTTGCTGTCGTGGTCATAGGGGGCATGGGTTCCATCGTGGGCGCTGTGATTACTGGTTTAGCCATGGGGGTGATCGAAGGCCTGACTAAGGTGTTTTACCCAGAAGCGTCCAGCACAGTAATTTTCTTGGTGATGGTGTTGGTGTTATTGGTTCGCCCTGCGGGCTTATTTGGAAAGGAGGCGTAG
- a CDS encoding branched-chain amino acid ABC transporter permease, translating into MLILYAVLLVAALFAPLLVYPVFLMKILCFSLFAVAFNLVLGYVGLLSFGSAAFLATGGYTTGYLLTSYSTLTPEIAIVAGTLVATALGLVFGLLAIRRQGIYFAMITLALAQLVFFFFVQAPFTHGENGLHGIPRGELLGLIDLQDNMNMYYFVLAVFIAGFALVQRMIHSPYGQVLKAIKENEARAISLGYHVDRYKLLAFVVASGLAGLAGSVKVLVFQLASLNDAHWQMSGEVILMTLLGGVGTLFGPVVGATFVVSLEHELSQGALGDWINVILGGIFIVCVLAFRAGIVGELQKWLKKKRQ; encoded by the coding sequence ATGCTGATTTTATATGCCGTTTTGCTGGTGGCGGCACTGTTTGCGCCGTTATTGGTGTATCCAGTGTTCTTGATGAAAATACTCTGCTTCTCCTTGTTTGCGGTGGCGTTTAACTTGGTGTTGGGCTACGTCGGTTTGCTGTCGTTTGGCAGCGCTGCCTTTTTGGCCACTGGTGGTTATACCACTGGCTATTTATTGACTAGCTATTCTACCCTCACACCGGAAATCGCCATTGTCGCAGGCACCTTAGTGGCCACAGCGTTGGGGCTGGTGTTTGGCCTTCTGGCGATTCGCCGACAGGGCATTTACTTTGCCATGATTACCCTCGCCTTGGCGCAATTGGTGTTCTTTTTCTTTGTGCAAGCGCCGTTTACCCATGGAGAAAATGGCTTGCACGGCATTCCGCGCGGGGAATTGTTGGGCCTGATTGATCTGCAAGACAATATGAATATGTATTACTTTGTATTGGCTGTCTTTATAGCGGGTTTTGCCTTGGTGCAGCGGATGATCCATTCGCCTTATGGACAGGTATTAAAAGCCATTAAAGAAAACGAAGCACGCGCCATTTCTTTGGGCTATCACGTGGATCGTTATAAGTTGCTGGCCTTTGTGGTGGCTTCGGGTCTGGCTGGCTTGGCGGGTTCCGTTAAGGTGTTGGTTTTCCAATTAGCCTCGTTAAATGATGCTCACTGGCAGATGTCTGGCGAAGTGATTTTGATGACCTTACTGGGTGGCGTTGGGACCTTATTTGGTCCTGTGGTTGGGGCGACCTTTGTGGTGAGTCTTGAGCATGAGTTATCTCAGGGTGCACTGGGGGATTGGATAAACGTCATTCTTGGGGGGATTTTTATTGTCTGTGTATTGGCGTTTCGTGCGGGTATCGTGGGCGAGCTGCAAAAGTGGCTAAAGAAAAAGCGCCAGTAA
- a CDS encoding acetyl-CoA C-acyltransferase yields the protein MSESIVIVGAARTPMGGLQGDLSSVRSPDLGAVAIAAAIERSGIASDQVDEVIMGCVLPAGLGQAPARQAALKAGLPLSTTCTTVNKMCGSGMKAVMLAHDQLLAGSATVVVAGGMENMSQAPYLLPKVREGLRMGHSTVLDHMFCDGLEDAYEGGLMGNFAQNTADTFALTREVMDDFAIGSLEKSLHAIESGSFAAEIAPVTVVGRHGDTLVSVDEQPGKARPEKIRTLRPAFAKNGTVTAANASSISDGASALVLMTETLALQDGLQPLARIVAHASHAQLPAEFTLAPIGAIEKVLQKAGWEKDTVDLFEINEAFAVVTMLAQQKLSLDPAKVNVKGGACALGHPIGSSGARILVTLLYALQQRNLKRGVASLCIGGGEATAVAIELI from the coding sequence ATGAGTGAGTCAATCGTAATAGTCGGCGCCGCAAGGACACCAATGGGCGGCTTACAAGGAGATTTAAGCAGTGTCAGATCACCAGACCTTGGGGCCGTGGCGATTGCGGCGGCCATCGAGCGTTCAGGCATCGCCTCGGATCAGGTCGATGAAGTCATTATGGGGTGCGTGTTACCCGCCGGTTTGGGGCAGGCACCGGCTCGTCAAGCGGCGCTAAAAGCAGGTCTACCTCTGTCAACAACCTGTACCACAGTGAATAAAATGTGCGGTTCAGGCATGAAGGCGGTCATGTTGGCGCACGATCAACTTTTGGCCGGCAGCGCGACTGTGGTGGTCGCGGGTGGCATGGAAAACATGAGTCAAGCCCCTTACTTATTGCCCAAAGTGCGTGAAGGTTTGCGTATGGGTCATAGCACAGTATTGGACCATATGTTTTGTGATGGTTTAGAAGACGCCTACGAAGGCGGCTTGATGGGTAACTTTGCCCAGAACACAGCGGATACCTTTGCTTTGACGCGCGAAGTTATGGATGATTTTGCGATTGGTTCTTTGGAAAAATCCCTACACGCCATTGAAAGCGGTAGCTTTGCCGCCGAAATTGCCCCAGTGACTGTCGTGGGTCGCCATGGCGACACCCTTGTCAGCGTTGATGAGCAACCCGGCAAAGCGCGGCCAGAAAAAATCCGTACCTTAAGGCCTGCCTTCGCGAAAAACGGCACGGTTACCGCCGCCAATGCCAGCTCCATTTCGGATGGCGCCTCGGCACTGGTGCTGATGACAGAGACTTTAGCATTGCAAGACGGTCTACAGCCGTTGGCGCGTATTGTAGCGCATGCCAGCCACGCTCAATTACCAGCGGAATTTACCCTTGCGCCTATAGGCGCGATTGAAAAAGTATTGCAAAAAGCTGGCTGGGAGAAAGACACGGTGGACCTGTTTGAAATAAACGAAGCCTTTGCTGTTGTCACTATGTTAGCGCAACAAAAATTGTCGCTAGACCCAGCCAAAGTGAATGTGAAAGGCGGCGCTTGCGCCCTTGGGCACCCGATTGGCTCCAGCGGCGCCCGCATACTGGTGACCCTGCTATATGCTCTCCAGCAGCGCAATTTAAAACGCGGCGTCGCGTCTCTTTGCATCGGTGGCGGCGAAGCCACAGCGGTAGCGATTGAACTGATCTAA
- a CDS encoding AraC family transcriptional regulator has protein sequence MSRPSSWPIPSGSIRFVLPRPIVSELSQHNLSKDIYPLAMGYYKNAAGHRMSRNQHDDYLLIYCVSGEGFLRIDQQDYRVSAGDLLVLPKNGIHSYRADESNPWSIYWLHCDGTLAADYFQSVEAMPAQPALSLGLHPRLVADFEALLDMRQSSQLLVAYLHSSSLLRQIMTHIALLKTQMQHHYDKSLNMSAIQSLMLTHLHEKLDIETLAATANLSKYHFIKRYKALTGRTPINDFIHMKIERACHLLDISDQSMAEIGWAIGYEDAYYFSRVFNKVMGISPSRYRSIRIGKATYKE, from the coding sequence ATGAGTCGACCATCTAGCTGGCCCATCCCCTCCGGCAGCATACGTTTTGTACTACCGCGGCCCATTGTGAGCGAGTTAAGCCAACACAACCTGTCTAAAGATATCTATCCGTTAGCCATGGGGTATTACAAAAACGCCGCTGGACATCGAATGTCGCGCAATCAGCACGATGACTATTTATTAATATATTGCGTTTCTGGGGAAGGTTTTTTACGGATCGACCAGCAAGACTATCGAGTCAGCGCAGGCGACTTATTAGTACTGCCAAAAAATGGTATTCATAGCTATAGAGCGGATGAGAGTAATCCGTGGAGCATTTATTGGTTACATTGTGATGGAACGTTAGCGGCGGACTATTTTCAGTCCGTCGAAGCCATGCCCGCACAGCCGGCGCTCTCCCTTGGGCTGCACCCACGGCTGGTGGCCGACTTTGAAGCCTTGCTAGACATGCGCCAATCGTCGCAATTACTGGTGGCATATTTACATAGCAGCAGTCTATTAAGGCAGATAATGACCCACATCGCCCTTCTGAAAACCCAAATGCAGCACCATTATGATAAAAGCCTCAACATGAGCGCCATTCAAAGCCTGATGTTGACGCACCTGCATGAAAAGCTCGATATAGAAACCTTGGCCGCTACCGCCAATTTATCGAAATATCACTTTATCAAACGCTATAAAGCCCTGACTGGGCGCACCCCGATTAATGATTTTATTCATATGAAAATAGAACGCGCCTGCCACCTACTGGACATCAGCGACCAAAGCATGGCGGAAATAGGCTGGGCCATAGGCTACGAAGACGCCTACTACTTCTCTCGGGTATTTAACAAAGTGATGGGTATCTCACCCAGCCGCTACCGCAGCATACGCATAGGTAAAGCCACTTATAAAGAGTAG